The Vicia villosa cultivar HV-30 ecotype Madison, WI linkage group LG1, Vvil1.0, whole genome shotgun sequence genome includes a region encoding these proteins:
- the LOC131612262 gene encoding probable methyltransferase PMT16 — protein MDSNYSRNKLSKPSPFTKPHLYLLLIFLCAAFYFLGAYQQSSSFITTTPPPQSKTPIACNLQQTPNPTLDFLSHHNATTTISSKTITFPRCTANFTEYTPCEDPQRSLRYERDRLIFRERHCPVKGEEDLKCRVPPPYGYRNPFPWPASRDAAWYANVPHRELTVEKAVQNWIRYDGDRFFFPGGGTMFPNGADAYIDDIGKLINLKDGSVRTALDTGCGVASWGAYLASRNIITLSIAPRDTHEAQVQFALERGVPALIAVLASKRLPFPSRAFDISHCSRCLIPWAENDGLLLNEVDRVLRPGGYWILSGPPINWNKHWKGWKRTKKDLSEEQNKIEKVAKSLCWNKLVEKDDIAIWQKPKNHLDCKPATNRAFCSAQDNPDKAWYTELQTCLSHVPLVFDKEETAGGTLENWPQRLESVPPRIQKGTIEGVTSETYSKDSELWKKRISHYKKVNNQLGTKRYRNLLDMNANLGGFASVLIKDPVWVMNVVPVQAKVNTLGAIYERGLIGIYHDWCEAMSTYPRTYDLIHADSLFSLYSGRCELETIMLEMDRILRPEGAVVIRDDVDVLLKVKNIANGLEWDSAIVDHEDGPLEREKLLFVVKKYWTAPAASLKTN, from the exons atggattCAAATTATTCACGTAACAAGCTATCAAAACCCTCACCCTTCACAAAACCTCACCTCTACCTTCTCCTCATCTTTCTCTGCGCGGCTTTTTATTTCTTAGGCGCAtaccaacaaagctcaagtttcATCACAACAACGCCACCACCACAATCCAAAACACCAATAGCATGCAACCTCCAACAAACTCCCAACCCCACCCTCGATTTTCTCTCTCACCACAACGCCACCACCACAATCTCATCCAAAACCATTACCTTCCCTCGCTGCACTGCCAATTTCACCGAATACACCCCCTGCGAAGATCCGCAACGATCCTTACGTTACGAACGTGACAGGTTGATTTTTAGAGAGAGGCACTGTCCGGTGAAAGGTGAAGAGGATTTGAAGTGTAGAGTTCCGCCGCCTTATGGTTACCGGAATCCCTTCCCGTGGCCGGCGAGTAGGGACGCGGCTTGGTATGCTAATGTGCCGCACCGGGAGTTGACGGTTGAGAAAGCTGTCCAGAATTGGATCCGGTACGACGGTGATCGGTTCTTTTTTCCCGGTGGTGGAACTATGTTCCCTAACGGCGCTGATGCGTACATTGATGATATCGGAAAGTTGATCAATCTGAAAGATGGTTCTGTTAGGACTGCCCTTGATACTGGTTGTGGG GTTGCTAGCTGGGGAGCATATCTTGCATCACGTAACATAATAACATTATCAATAGCACCAAGAGACACACACGAAGCACAAGTTCAATTTGCTTTGGAACGAGGAGTTCCTGCATTGATTGCTGTCTTAGCCTCCAAGAGATTACCTTTCCCTTCAAGAGCTTTTGACATCTCCCACTGCTCTCGCTGCCTCATCCCATGGGCTGAAAATGATGGCCTTCTTCTAAACGAAGTCGATCGAGTTTTACGCCCCGGAGGTTACTGGATTTTATCTGGTCCACCAATCAACTGGAATAAACACTGGAAAGGTTGGAAGAGAACCAAAAAAGATTTGAGTGAAGAACAGAACAAAATTGAGAAAGTAGCTAAAAGTCTTTGCTGGAATAAACTTGTTGAGAAAGATGATATTGCTATTTGGCAGAAACCCAAAAACCATTTGGATTGCAAACCTGCCACAAACCGTGCCTTTTGTAGTGCACAAGATAATCCCGACAAAGCTTG GTATACCGAATTACAAACATGTTTGAGTCATGTGCCTTTAGTTTTCGACAAAGAAGAAACTGCTGGTGGGACATTAGAGAATTGGCCACAGAGACTTGAGTCTGTTCCACCTAGAATTCAGAAGGGTACTATTGAAGGGGTTACATCTGAAACTTATTCaaaagattctgagctttggaagaAAAGGATATCACATTATAAGAAAGTGAATAATCAATTAGGAACTAAGAGATACCGTAATCTTTTGGATATGAATGCTAACTTGGGTGGATTTGCTTCTGTTTTAATTAAGGATCCTGTTTGGGTCATGAATGTGGTTCCTGTACAGGCTAAGGTTAATACACTTGGAGCAATATATGAAAGAGGATTGATTGGAATATATCATGATTG gtgtGAAGCAATGTCCACTTATCCAAGAACCTATGATTTAATTCATGCTGATTCTTTGTTCAGCCTTTACAGTGGCAG aTGTGAATTGGAAACTATTATGTTAGAAATGGATAGGATTCTTAGACCTGAAGGAGCAGTAGTAATCAGAGATGATGTTGATGTATTGTTGAAAGTAAAGAACATTGCTAATGGATTGGAATGGGATAGTGCTATTGTAGACCATGAAGATGGACCACTTGAAAGGGAAAAACTTCTATTTGTTGTCAAGAAGTATTGGACTGCTCCTGCTGCTTCTCTCAAGACTAATTAA